The following is a genomic window from Candidatus Methylomirabilota bacterium.
GTTCGTGAATAGAGCAGGCTAGGTGGTCAAGAGCCCCGGTCCGCGGCGGGATGCCTCCGCTGTCGCGGCGGGCGCAGCCATCCATGTCCGGACACCCAGGTAGCACAGGAAGAGCCCGCCGACGGTCTGCAGCCAGGCGCGCTGGCCCACGAGCGCGCGCGACACGAGCGCGAGGCCGAAGGCCGCCACGGCGCCGTACAGGGCGTCGGCCGTGGCGGCGCCCAGCCCGGCCGCGAAGCCGACGGCGCGGCCGTCGAGGATCGTGCGGCGGATGCAGAGGATGCCGATCGGGCCGACGGGCGCGGCGATCCCGAAGCCGATCGCGAGGCCGCGGAGAAAGACGGAGAGCTCCACGCGCGGCCCCGGCCGCTGTCAGGACGCGCGGGCCGGCGCCTTGCGGCGGGCCGGAAGCTTGAGGGCGGCGTCGATCGCCGCGGCGAGGCGTGTCTCGTCGGCCGTCGCGTCGAGCCGCGCCACGATCTCGCCGCGCTTGTT
Proteins encoded in this region:
- a CDS encoding LysE family transporter; translated protein: MELSVFLRGLAIGFGIAAPVGPIGILCIRRTILDGRAVGFAAGLGAATADALYGAVAAFGLALVSRALVGQRAWLQTVGGLFLCYLGVRTWMAAPAATAEASRRGPGLLTT